Sequence from the Pan paniscus chromosome 4, NHGRI_mPanPan1-v2.0_pri, whole genome shotgun sequence genome:
ACACCATACTATTGTTAACTCCATTTTACAAAGAGAGAAACTGGGGCCTAGAGACGTAGCAATTTGCTCAAGGCCCACCACTAGTACGTGGCAGAGCCAAGGCTTGAGCACAGGCAGGTGACCCTGGGTCTCTGTTCTTAACCTCTTGCTGTGCTACTTAGAATAGTAATCGCTTGGTACTAAGTTGTTTGTATATGTCATAACCATATCTAATGCAGAACAGTTTAAGGTTAAGTTTATGAAACAAAACCATATACACCaagatgaaatttaaaagaaacattatattattttaaacttaCTAGACTCTTATTAAACTAAATAAACTGCAGAAAAGTCCATGACATTCTGTTACTAATTTGTTACATTGAAATTCCTACATTGAAAGCTTCCCTTTTGTTTCCAGGTGGAGTATTTCATGTATATGTCAGCCTATGTTTTTGTGCTTCTGagattattttcttctacaatccTTCAAAAGAGCATTTTCTTCCCCCATGACATGTGCTACATGTTCACAATAAGTTATCAGTACAATATTCGATTGAAGCATTTTGTTGTTTGTCTTCCAGCTCAGGCCTCATTTAATTTCTAATTGTCTTTCAGCTCAGGCCCCATCTAATTTCTAattacagtggctcacacctgtaatcccagaactttgggagcccaaggcagatgGTGGATCcttggagcccaggaattcaaggccagcctgggcaacatggtgaaaccccatctctactgcatatgtacacaaaaattagccgagcatggtggtgcgtgcctgtagtcccacctacatgggaggctgaggtgggaggatcacttgagccccggggattgaggctgcagtaagccatgatcatgccatagcactgcagcctgggtgacagagcgagaccctatctcaaaaaaaaaaaaaaaaaaaagaaaagaaaagaaaagaaaagaaaggaaaaaaaaaaacctccagagACTTTTGAAAATGTCCCCCTATGCCCTAGAAAGTCATCCTAGCAATATTTCTCTTGTTCCAATCTGGCTTTGACTGAAAGTCGATCCTTCAGGTGGCTGAGTGGAGGCCAGTCCCAGGTAGGGAGTAGCTCCGAAATGCATCCCAGGGCACTGAAGGGGAGTGCCGGATCTACTTTGGGTTCTCACTGCGGTTTGAGACACTACATGGGCTTCTTTAGCTAACAGCCGAGGAAGGGCCTCTACTCCTTCGTCCTTACCCACATCAAATGCTAATTCTGATGTGCATCCCCATCAGATTTGGAAAGCTAAGTGGCGTTTTGCggttttaaaaagaattcttctATTCCCCTtgattgttttttacatttttattttatgagtgTTATACTATTTCTTTATTCAGAAAGAATGGCCCAACTTGAGAAAATGTACACCATCTTTTGAAACTTAATTAGATTAAACCGTTTATGTCTTTGTGTAAAACATATATACTTTCATGCCTTTACGGTGAAAGTTACAGAAAGTTCATTTTGGGGAAATGTAAAACAGATAAAACTATCTGGTTCTtactattaatacatttatttgtttaatagcAACAAATAGAGCGGCAGTTAAAATGCTTGGCATTTCGAAACCCTGGACCACAGGTAGCAGACTTTAATCCTGAAACAAGGCAGCAGAAAAAGAAAGCCCGGAtgtcaaaaatgaatgaatatttttctaCAAAATACAAGTAAGATTCTGACTTATTGTATTTGATCTGTGGGATTATGAAATGCATGAATTCTCCTTGACAAAGCAATgaaagattccctctttttgttatttattatttaaaaatatctcctcTAAAATATAATAGTACCCATGTGTCTGGACGTTAGCAaccttaagaaacagaaaaatagaccATAATCCCGAATTAGGAatcgattttttaaaaaggcttcaaTAGCCGTGTAATAGAGTAATGGCTTTAGTAGGAAAGATGatttaaaagtaacaaaaatgtaTCATTAGAAGGATAAATAATATAACCATGGGAATGAACTCAGGATATTAAATGGGCACAGGACTATCATCAAGTACAATGATTGTTAGTGCATCGTTAAGTATAAACTAAgtaaactggctgggcacggtggctcacacctgtaattccaacactttgggaggccaaagtgggtggatcactaggtcaggagatctagaccatcctggctaacacagtgaaaccccgtctctactaaaaaatgcaaaaaattagctgggtgtggtggcacgcgcctgtagtcccagctacttgggaggctgaggcaggtgaatcgcttgaacccaggaggcggaggttgcagtaagccgaaaccatgccactgcactccagcctggatgacagagcaagactccatctaaaaaataaataaataaataaaataaaaaataataaactaagaaaactataaaggaaaatgataaatttaactacattaaaattaatatgCCCATTAAAAACTCCATAAAAACAGTGAAAGACACACCATAAAGTAGGAGAAGttattaataacataaaaaatcagtatccaaaatatatgaagaatctTACAAGTCAATAAGAAAAGTGTAAATATCCTAATagacaaattaataaaatgataaacagACATTTCATAGAGGAAACAACGAATAAACATTCAGGATACCGAACCTGATCAGCACATACACAGAAGTTCCATACTCCCCAGGGAGTCAGAATTTAGTCTGTTGACATCAAAGCTGATGAAGCTATGAGATATGAATTAGGTGTAAAAAGGTACAACCACTATTTAAAAACAGCTCGGTGTTACCTATGTGCCTTATGACCTAACATCTTCACTCCTGAGTATAAATTAGTATCTTGGAAAAAGTCTAATACATGTATAGGGAGATATGTTTAAGAAGTTTCATGGCATCACTgaaatagcaaagaaaataaactgttaataatccaaatgtccatcaacaatggaaaagataaataacttgtggtatatttatacagtGGAATACATATAGAagtgaaaatatttgaacagCTACATGTACCATCATGGAAGTATCTCAACTCATGATCAGACTAACAAAGcaaattacaaaaggaaaatcaCAATATGTTTAGGGATACCTACATATGTGTCATAACTAAGACCAAAACAAGGAAgtgactttatatatatacatatatatatataatttttaaattatactttaagttctagggtacatgtgcacaacgtgcaggtttgttacatatgtatacatgtgccatgttggtgtactgcacccattaactcctcatttacattaggtatgtctcctaatgctatccctccccactcccccaactccgcaacaggccccggtgtgtgatgttccccttcctctgtccaagtgttctcattgttcaattctcatctgtgagtgagaacatgcagtgtttggtttttagtccttgcgatagtttgctaagaatgatggtttccaacttcacccatgtccctacaaaggacatgaactcatccttttttatggttgcatagtattccatggtgtatatgtgccacattgtcttaatccagtctatcattgttggacatttgggttggttccaagtctttgctattgtgagtagtgccgcaataaacatacgtgtgcatgtgtctttatagcagcatgatttattgtcctttgggtatatacgcagtaatgggatggctgggtcaaatggtatttctagttctagatccctgaggaatcgccacactgacttccacaagggttgaactagtttactgtcccaccaacagtgtaaaagtgttcctgtttctccacatcctctccagcacctgtagtttcctggctttttaatgatcaccattctaactggtgtgagatggtatctcattgtggttttgatttgcatttctctgatggccagtgataatgagcatttttcatgtgtctgttggctgcatcaatgtcttcttttgagaagtgtctcttcatatccttcgctcactttttgatggggttgtttgtttttttcttgtaaatttgtttgtgttctttgtagattctggatattagccctttgtcagatgagtagatcgcaaaaattttctcccattctgtaggttgcctgttcactctgatggtagtttcttttgctgtgcagaagctctttagtttaattagatcccatttgtcaattttggcttttgttgccattgcttttggtgttttggacatgaagttcttgcccatgcctatatcctgaatggtattgcctaggttttcttctagggtttttatggttttaggtctaacatttaagtctttaatccatcttgaattaatttttgtataaggtgtaaggaagggatccaatttcagctttctacatatggctagccagttttcccagcaccatttgttaaatagggaatcctccctgactcattttatgaggccagcatcatcctgataccaaagcctggcagagacacaacaaaaagagagaattttagacgaatatacctgatgaacatcgatgcaaatatcctcaataaaatactggcaaaccgaatccagcagcatatcaaaaagtttatccaccatgatcaagtgggcttcatccctgggatgcaaggctagttcaacacacgcaaatcaataaatgtaatccagcatataaacggaaccaaagacaaaaaccacatgattatctccatagatgcagaaaaggccttcggaAGTGACTTTTATAACATCAAGGTACAGTTCCTTTTTGAGGGGAGGGTAGAGGGATGCAATGGGTGGGGATTGAAGAGGACTTCACTGCTGTAACACTCTTTTGTTAAGCTGGACAGTGGGCACACAGaagtttgttttattcttctttatctgTGCATGTAGTGTATATATTTTGCATGCTTTGATGTGTATAATTCaggattttaccaaaaaaaaaaaaaagcatcaaatgGGCCGGAAACCATAAAACCTTACCAATACAGGAGAATATTTGAGTTAAGGCAAAGGGAGGACAGAATCTGACCTGTGGTATAGGTTGATTTCAGGACCATGTACTCCATCATTCTTGTAATAGATTTAAAATATCCTCTTCTGCTAAATTTCCTGGGGTTGCTTAGGAAGAGTTTCATTCCACAAATAAAGCACTTCAAAAGCGAATCTTCATTAGAAGGCATTCTTGCTAAAGCGTGATCATCAGGCAGCAAGTACACATAATGACTAATCCTTTCCCTTCCCTGCATTCTTAGGAAAAGGAACAGGATGGAACGATATTACTTAGCGAACAGAAGGAGAGGAGGCATTGTGCCTGCTTAGGGACAAAGGGTGCAGGAGTATTATACATAATTTTGCCATACTAGCTTAGGGCCACCAGCCTTTTGGACTTCAGTGGTAATAACGGCTATAAGTTATACAGAGGTATTTTTGTTATTCTCAGGTTTTGAAGCAACTCAGTTTTGAAGgatttatttcaaaatggttgGGTTTGAGAAGGTGGTAGGATTCCTGTGAAAGTCCTTTGTCCCTGGCCATGTTGTAAGGGCTGACAGAGACAGTCTGGACTCTGGGCTCTCCTCTGGGACAGAGCATCCCACCTTCACTCAGAGCTTATGATGTATGATCCTCCATTCTTGGtcacctcctttctccctccacaCTGGGTAAAAAGCAGAAtcagaaaggaacagaagaaatggCACTTGGAGACTGTTAGCAAAggtgcttttctttcttcaaatgatTATGGTGTAATAACTGACAGTTCTAATTTTAGGTAACAAAAATGTGGTAGTTGCATTCGGCATAgtgcttttaagaaaaaaataatttgttaggGAAAAATCTATCAAGAatggtaatattttaaagaaaactttggggGCATTTGTAGGAGGAAGCTTTAGTTAGCTATTCCTCGTAATTTTCTTAGGTAGATTGCTGCATTTCCCAGCAATGCTGGAAAAATGAAGTGTTACTCTAGATGACAAGTCTGGCTGCACTGGAAGTTGTTTGCTCTCATATTGACTGAATTTCCCGTGACGTCACTGCCATACAATATTCTGGAGTGTTTCTGGTAATCCCTGGAGTTCTGGTCCAGAGTACCAGTGTTTCTGGTAATCTCTGGAGTTCTGGCTCAGGGTAAAATGGTCATGTGTATGATGTTGATTGTACACTAATTTATTCTCAATGTTGAGGATGATTGCCCTGTCATGTTAATGTCATGCTTTTCCTTTGTAGAATAATGAGGAAGTATGACAAAAGTGGCAGGCTCATCTGTAATGACGCTGATCTGTGTGATTGTCTAGAGAAAAACTGCCTGGGCTGCTTCTACCCATGCCCCAAGTGTAACTCCAACAAGTGTGGGCCCGAGTGCCGCTGCAACCGACGGTGGGTTTACGATGCCATCGTCACTGAGTCAGGAGAGGTCATCAGCACGCTGCCATTTAATGTTCCTGACTAGGTGCTCTTGTATATGGACtgatttgtttcttcttcttacaCATTTAAGTTGACCTCTTTCTTTTGGGTGAATTTTAGGGCTTGGGTGAAATATCGAAAAAAACATACTGAAGACTCATGTTCTGTCAAGCCCCAGAACAATGTAGAATGGGCAATAATTCTGTAACCTTCTTAACTGTGTCAACAATTTTCAAGTCCCTTAACTTGCAACCAAAGGATGTAACAATGGAGGGATCAGCATTTCTCATCAGCACCCTCATCTCTACTCTGCCTTCAAATTAAAACTCTCTTCCCTCTTTGCTGATATCTGAGAAAATGTAGCTTTAAGATTTTCAAAACTCTGTAGCTGAGAGCTTTTCTTACATAGAACATAGAATCATAAATTTATAATATCTAGTTATCCTTAGAATCTTATACATCACTAGCTGTAAATCAGAATTGCCATttggattttaaagaaaaactgtgACTTTGCACTGTATACCCATAgcctcatttttttattgttcatgttttaataacattaaaatgaaatttagtaATACTTGGTagtatttttaatcattaaaatttGTATTGTACTTGTAAAATTGAACAGTTAGGAATTTAATATCCTAAAAGCCAGGAGTTTACATATTTTTGATTTCAGAGGCagtatttcaggatttttttttcatacagagGAAACAAGTTATACAAAAatgattttctgtatgtttgcTAATTGAGTGCGTTGATAAGCAATTGACTAGATAAATGATGTGGTCTTTTCAATTTTGATACATCATCAGAGCTATACAAAATTGAATTCAGCTttctttgaattcatttttttatgACAGTCTTTTTTTAACCCTAAGTCAATGGTTCTCATTCATGAGAATTGCCTGGAGGACTTGTCAAAACATAGATTTTTGCAGCCCCACATTCAGAATCTGGGACAGGGCTCAACCATCTCTTCCACGTTaccaggtgatgttgatgctgctgatgtggggaccacactttgagaaccacttctCTAAATTATTTTAGATACATAATGTAAGGAAGTATTTAAACCTCATTGACTACGATACTGCCACTGCACAAAGCTGGAAGTATTTAAATAAAGTAAcgtaataaaaatttaaaagtaaataaaagcattta
This genomic interval carries:
- the ARL14EPL gene encoding ARL14 effector protein-like; this translates as MNEQSEKNNSIQERHTDHSFPEKNCQIGQKQLQQIERQLKCLAFRNPGPQVADFNPETRQQKKKARMSKMNEYFSTKYKIMRKYDKSGRLICNDADLCDCLEKNCLGCFYPCPKCNSNKCGPECRCNRRWVYDAIVTESGEVISTLPFNVPD